The sequence ATAAAAATAACAGTAGAATAAAAGCCCTCTCCAATCTTTTAACGGCGTCCTGAAAAGGACGCCTTTTTTATTCAAAACAAAATCCATAAAAACTATGACAAATCATTTCTCAATGGTTATAATAGAAAAAAGTCTTTTTGGGGGTGTTATTTATGGAGATGACCAGAAGAAGATTTTTTATCATATCCTCTGCACTCTTATCATCCGTCCTTATTAAAGATAATGTCCATGCAAAAGAAGGTAGATATGCCACCCTTATTGACATTACAAAATGTGATGGATGTCCTAACGAGCCTATACCAAGATGCGTCATTGCCTGTAGGAAACAGAATAGCTCAAGGTTTCCTGAACCAAAAAAAACCTATAACACCATACTGGCCCAGAAAAACCTATGAAGACTGGTCTGAAAAAAGGGAAAAAATAGATACACTTACACCTTATAACTGGATATTTGTTCAAAAGGTATCTATAGACGGGAAGGATATATTCATACCAAGGAGGTGTATGCACTGTGATAATCCACCTTGTGTAAGGGGATGTCCGTTTGGCGCACTTTCTAAGAGACCTACGGGAAATTCTGTTATAAATGAAAACATCTGTTTTGGTGGTGCAAAATGCAGGGATGTGTGTCCTTGGCAAATACCTCAGAGGCAGGCAGGGGTTGGTATATATCTGCATCTACTACCGAAATTTGCCGGTGGTGGAGTCATGTATAAATGCGACCTTTGTAAAGACAGGATAGAAAAGGGCATTGAGCCTGCTTGTGTTGTGGCATGTAGGGAAAGACTAAAAGAAAATAGTGTATTTTTCTTCGGTGATAGAAAAAGCATATATGAACTTGCAAAAAAAAGGGTTAAAGATGAAGGGCTTTTTTTATACGGTGATAAACAAAACAACGGTACTTCTACCCTCTACCTATCAAAAGTCCCTTTTGAGGTCATAAATAAAGCACTTATAGAAAAAAAGGATAGGTTCAAGATGCCCACAAAGGTGGAAAACAAGATACATGCCACCTTTAATCCCATAGGCAAAATAGTCCTTGCCTCAGGTGTATTATCCATAGCAGGTGCTGTGGCAGCGGCAATCATTTCAGGCAAAAAAGAAAAAGGAGGCCATGGCCATGCAAGGAAAGATTAAAAGACATACAATCATAGAAATCCTTGAACACTGGATATTGGCCATTTCAGGCATTGTCCTTCTCTTTACAGGGCTTGGTTGTCTACCCCTTTTCAAGAGATATTACATAACCGAGATACCGGGATTTGCATGGACAGGTGACTTCAACACAGTAACCACAGTCCATTATACTGCATCCATATTCTTTTTTATGGCAGTCCTCTTCCACATATTCTATCATGGCATTAAAAAAGAATTCGGATTATTGCCCCGAAAAGGCGATATAAGTCAAAGCATAAAGGTCATCTCTGCCATGATAGGCATAGGAGATGAGCCACCATCTGATAAATACCTCCCCGAGCAGAGGATAGCCTATGTAGGTATTGGCATAATCATCTTAATCCTTACCATCACAGGGATCATAAAGGTCCTAAAAAATCTCGAGTGGATTGTTTTATCTCCTTTATCTGAAGGCATAAACACATTCATCCACACCTTGACAGGCTTTTTATTTATGATAGCCTTTATAATCCATGTAGGTATTGTCCTGTTCTTTAAATCCAATTGGCCTTTGTTGAAAAGCATGTTTACAGGATGGATTGATGAAGAATATGTAAAACACAGACATGCCTTATGGTATGAAAAGATAAAGGAAAATGCCCAAGGAAATGCCCAAAATGAGACATCAGAATCTCTTCAAGAAATCCCGTCAGAAGAATCAAAGGAGGAAAAAGAAGAACCATGCCCACAAGGATAGTAATAACCATCGGTGATATTTCGGTCCATGCCGAGCTTGATGATACTGGCTGCGCAAAGAAAATAGCAGATGTCCTGCCCATAGAATCAAAACCCAATGAATGGGGTGACGAATTTTATTTTACAATCCCGGTAGAATATCCTCTGGATGAAACAGCTACAACTAATGTAAAAGTAGGCCATATAGGATACTGGCCACCGGGAAATGCCCTTGCCATATTCTTTGGACCGACACCTATAAGTAGTGGCTCTGAACCTGTGCCAGCCAGCGAGGTAAATATTGTAGGTAGGATAATTGACGATGCTAAGTTATTAAAGAAAGCAAAGGGCGCAAAAAAAGTTAGAGTTGAAAAAGTTAGAGTTGAAAAACTTACTTAAGCCTTAATCTATTTTTTTAAAAGGTCTATTAAAGGGATTAAAATTTTTATAATAAAAATGCCCCCGGCATGACTCGAACATGCGGCACATGGATTAGGAATCCATTGCTCTATCCGCCTGAGCTACGGGGGCAATGACTATTGTTGAAAGAAGGTCTTATCCTTCCATCTCCTTAAGTCAGTGTATTTATTTATCGCATATCTTAAAAATGAAATCAATCTTGAAATAAAAAATAAAATAGTTTAAGTTGAAACATTTATTCCAGTGTGTTTAGGAGGACGTATGGATAAAGCATTAAGAGAGACAAATTTAAGGGAAATTGGCCCCATAAAACGGGGTAAGGTGAGAGATGTCTATGATTTGGGAGATAAGCTTCTCATTGTGGCAACTGACAGGCTTTCTGCCTTTGATGTAGTCTTGCCTACAGGGATACCTGAAAAGGGTAATGTCCTTACCAAATTGTCCATCTTCTGGTTTAAAAAGATAGAAGACATAATAGAGAATCATCTCATAGAAACAGATGCAGAAAGATTTCCCGAACCTCTTAAACAATATGCCCATATCTTGAAAGACAGAAGCATGCTCGTCAAAAAGACAAAGGTAATACCTGTAGAGTGTGTGGTAAGGGGTTATCTTGCAGGTTCAGGATGGAAAGACTACAAAGAAAGCGGCTCTATCTGCGGAATAAAACTGCCTCCTAATCTTTTAGAGTCCGAAAAACTCCATGAACCCATATTTACACCTACCACCAAGGCAGAACAGGGTCATGACACAAACATGACAGAAGATCAACTCATAGAGATGGTGGGAAAAGAACTTGCCTTCCGATTAAAAGATTTGAGCCTTGCCATTTATAAAAAGGCATGCACTATAGCAGAAGGTAAAGGCATAATCATTGCCGATACAAAGTTTGAATTCGGGATGATAGATGGCAAGATTATATTGATAGATGAGGTATTAACCCCTGATTCATCAAGATTCTGGTCTATTAAGGATTACAGTTTAGGCAGGTCTCAGGATAGCTATGATAAACAGATTGTCAGGGATTATCTCAATACCCTAAATTGGGATAAACAGTATCCAGGGCCAGAACTGCCTGAAGATATAGTGGAAAAGACTGCAAGAAGATATAAAGAGATCTTGGAGATATTAACAAAAGAATAAATCAATTATCTTGTTTATTTAAGACCTTTGGAAAAGCGCTCTTATATAGCATCTCCAGATTATTTCGTGCAAGGGTGAAGTTGGAGTCTATTTCGAGCGCCCTTATATATGCCCTTCTTGCATCTTCATATCTTCCTGC is a genomic window of Syntrophorhabdaceae bacterium containing:
- a CDS encoding cytochrome b/b6 domain-containing protein, with the protein product MQGKIKRHTIIEILEHWILAISGIVLLFTGLGCLPLFKRYYITEIPGFAWTGDFNTVTTVHYTASIFFFMAVLFHIFYHGIKKEFGLLPRKGDISQSIKVISAMIGIGDEPPSDKYLPEQRIAYVGIGIIILILTITGIIKVLKNLEWIVLSPLSEGINTFIHTLTGFLFMIAFIIHVGIVLFFKSNWPLLKSMFTGWIDEEYVKHRHALWYEKIKENAQGNAQNETSESLQEIPSEESKEEKEEPCPQG
- a CDS encoding cyclophilin-like fold protein yields the protein MPTRIVITIGDISVHAELDDTGCAKKIADVLPIESKPNEWGDEFYFTIPVEYPLDETATTNVKVGHIGYWPPGNALAIFFGPTPISSGSEPVPASEVNIVGRIIDDAKLLKKAKGAKKVRVEKVRVEKLT
- a CDS encoding phosphoribosylaminoimidazolesuccinocarboxamide synthase, whose amino-acid sequence is MDKALRETNLREIGPIKRGKVRDVYDLGDKLLIVATDRLSAFDVVLPTGIPEKGNVLTKLSIFWFKKIEDIIENHLIETDAERFPEPLKQYAHILKDRSMLVKKTKVIPVECVVRGYLAGSGWKDYKESGSICGIKLPPNLLESEKLHEPIFTPTTKAEQGHDTNMTEDQLIEMVGKELAFRLKDLSLAIYKKACTIAEGKGIIIADTKFEFGMIDGKIILIDEVLTPDSSRFWSIKDYSLGRSQDSYDKQIVRDYLNTLNWDKQYPGPELPEDIVEKTARRYKEILEILTKE
- a CDS encoding 4Fe-4S dicluster domain-containing protein, whose protein sequence is MPVGNRIAQGFLNQKKPITPYWPRKTYEDWSEKREKIDTLTPYNWIFVQKVSIDGKDIFIPRRCMHCDNPPCVRGCPFGALSKRPTGNSVINENICFGGAKCRDVCPWQIPQRQAGVGIYLHLLPKFAGGGVMYKCDLCKDRIEKGIEPACVVACRERLKENSVFFFGDRKSIYELAKKRVKDEGLFLYGDKQNNGTSTLYLSKVPFEVINKALIEKKDRFKMPTKVENKIHATFNPIGKIVLASGVLSIAGAVAAAIISGKKEKGGHGHARKD